From the Cohaesibacter sp. ES.047 genome, one window contains:
- the murJ gene encoding murein biosynthesis integral membrane protein MurJ: MGLFLHAGSLLVIDTQWVGKDASMSMLRNFATVGVATLASRFLGFFRDILIAASLGSGPIADAFFVAFRLPNLFRRLFAEGAFNSAFIPIFAGSLEDQGEGGARKVAEEIVAGLLFVLLLFTALAELAMPLLIHVLAPGFGDDPSKFDLAVVLSRITFPYLLCMSLIAFLSGILNSLGKFAAAAFAPVLLNVVMIATLMLILFLGVDNNPMAGHFLAWGVFIAGFVQLAALIWAMMRAGFRLSLKRPRHTENTRKLIRLGIPGIVAGGVTQLNITIGTIIASFQAGAVSYLYYADRIYQLPLGVVGIAIGVVLLPDLTRKVRAEKSEAVYHAQNRAMEFAMFLTLPAAVALAVVPGPIIAVLFERGQFDAGDTQMTAMALAAFALGLPSFVLNKVLSPGFFARQDTKTPMQFATVAMVINVAGSLLMFPSLQHVGIALATTLAGWVNALLLGVTLWRRGHFHADAQLIRRLALYCLCAVLMGVGVFMLSAYLTPWLEAPLLITRGLTLGVLVGVGIALFLVTSLVTGAISLGDIRRQMRRGT; encoded by the coding sequence ATGGGCCTTTTTTTACACGCCGGCTCTTTGCTCGTGATCGACACCCAATGGGTAGGGAAGGATGCTTCGATGTCCATGCTGAGAAATTTCGCCACAGTAGGCGTGGCGACCCTTGCCAGTCGGTTTCTGGGGTTTTTCCGCGACATCCTGATCGCCGCCAGTCTTGGCTCCGGACCAATTGCCGATGCCTTCTTTGTTGCCTTTCGCCTGCCAAACCTGTTTCGGCGGCTGTTTGCCGAAGGGGCCTTCAACTCTGCCTTCATTCCGATTTTTGCCGGATCCCTTGAGGATCAGGGCGAAGGCGGTGCGCGCAAGGTAGCCGAAGAGATCGTGGCGGGCCTTCTGTTCGTGTTGTTGCTGTTCACGGCGTTGGCCGAACTGGCCATGCCGCTCCTGATCCATGTGCTGGCACCGGGCTTTGGCGATGATCCGTCCAAATTCGATCTGGCCGTTGTGCTCTCGCGGATCACATTTCCCTATCTTCTGTGCATGTCGCTGATTGCCTTTCTGTCAGGCATTCTCAACAGCCTTGGAAAATTTGCGGCAGCAGCCTTTGCGCCCGTCCTTCTCAATGTGGTGATGATCGCAACCCTGATGCTGATCCTGTTTCTGGGGGTTGATAACAACCCCATGGCTGGGCATTTTCTGGCCTGGGGTGTTTTTATCGCCGGATTCGTGCAGCTTGCGGCTCTCATCTGGGCCATGATGCGGGCCGGGTTTCGGCTTAGCCTCAAACGGCCCCGGCACACGGAAAACACAAGAAAGCTCATCCGTCTTGGCATTCCCGGGATCGTGGCGGGAGGCGTGACGCAGCTCAACATCACCATCGGCACGATCATCGCTTCCTTTCAAGCAGGGGCTGTCTCCTATCTCTATTATGCGGACCGGATCTATCAGCTGCCGCTCGGCGTCGTGGGGATCGCCATTGGCGTGGTTCTGCTGCCTGACCTGACGCGCAAGGTTCGGGCGGAGAAGTCCGAAGCCGTCTACCATGCCCAGAACCGGGCGATGGAATTTGCCATGTTCCTCACCCTGCCTGCCGCCGTCGCGCTGGCGGTGGTGCCCGGCCCGATCATCGCGGTGTTGTTCGAGCGCGGCCAGTTTGATGCAGGCGACACCCAAATGACGGCGATGGCGCTTGCGGCCTTTGCCCTCGGCCTTCCCTCTTTCGTGCTCAACAAGGTGCTGTCTCCGGGCTTCTTTGCCCGTCAAGACACCAAGACACCGATGCAGTTTGCAACCGTCGCCATGGTTATCAATGTGGCTGGCTCGCTTCTGATGTTTCCGTCTTTGCAGCATGTGGGGATAGCCCTTGCGACCACTCTGGCCGGCTGGGTCAACGCTTTATTGCTGGGGGTCACACTCTGGCGACGCGGGCATTTTCATGCCGATGCGCAGCTAATCCGCCGCCTTGCGCTCTATTGCCTTTGCGCGGTTCTCATGGGAGTTGGCGTCTTCATGCTCTCGGCCTATCTGACCCCATGGCTTGAGGCTCCCTTGCTAATCACGCGGGGACTTACGCTCGGGGTGCTCGTGGGGGTGGGGATCGCCCTGTTTCTGGTTACGAGCCTTGTGACCGGTGCGATCTCGCTTGGCGACATCCGCCGCCAGATGCGGCGTGGCACCTGA
- the miaB gene encoding tRNA (N6-isopentenyl adenosine(37)-C2)-methylthiotransferase MiaB → MTAFENKKVFVKTYGCQMNVYDSDRMSDALATKGYSPTDVMDDADLVILNTCHIREKAAEKVYSELGRIRQLKERRAKDGKGEMKIGIAGCVAQAEGQEIIRRAPIVDLVVGPQAYHKLPELLDRTGNGSSVVETDFPVEDKFAALPAAKREVTRKRGVSSFLTVQEGCDKFCTFCVVPYTRGAEMSRPVSQIVAEAERLAEAGVREVTLLGQNVNAYHGEGPDGKDWGLGQLLFRLAEIDGLDRLRYTTSHPRDMDDVLMAAHRDLDIVMPYLHLPVQSGSDKILAAMNRQHSYDDYVRLIERIRTARPDIALSGDFIVGFPGETEADFKDTMRIVREVTYASAYSFKYSPRPGTPAADSKEQVEEAVKSERLQRLQLLLTEQQRAFNASKVGTEMTVLLERKGREPGQLVGKSPWLQAVQVDAPEELIGEIVTVTIDTVGTNSLFGSMIDKPA, encoded by the coding sequence ATGACTGCCTTTGAAAACAAGAAAGTCTTTGTAAAGACCTATGGATGCCAGATGAATGTCTATGATTCCGACCGCATGTCGGACGCTCTGGCGACCAAGGGATACAGCCCGACCGACGTGATGGATGATGCGGATCTGGTGATCCTGAACACCTGCCATATTCGCGAGAAGGCCGCAGAAAAGGTCTATTCCGAGCTGGGGCGGATCCGTCAGCTCAAGGAGAGGCGGGCCAAGGACGGCAAGGGCGAGATGAAAATCGGCATCGCCGGTTGCGTCGCTCAGGCCGAAGGGCAGGAAATCATTCGACGCGCACCAATTGTCGATCTGGTGGTTGGCCCTCAGGCCTATCACAAACTGCCCGAGCTGCTTGACCGGACGGGCAATGGGTCGAGCGTGGTGGAAACCGATTTCCCGGTCGAGGACAAATTCGCCGCCCTTCCCGCTGCCAAGCGCGAAGTCACGCGCAAGCGCGGCGTCAGCTCGTTTTTGACGGTGCAGGAAGGGTGCGACAAGTTCTGCACCTTCTGCGTTGTGCCCTACACACGTGGCGCCGAGATGTCGCGCCCGGTCAGCCAGATTGTTGCGGAAGCGGAACGATTGGCCGAGGCCGGTGTGCGCGAAGTCACGCTGCTGGGTCAGAATGTCAATGCCTATCACGGCGAGGGGCCAGACGGCAAAGACTGGGGCCTTGGGCAGCTTCTCTTTCGGCTGGCTGAAATCGATGGTCTTGACAGATTGCGCTACACAACAAGCCATCCGCGCGATATGGATGATGTTTTGATGGCCGCGCATCGGGATCTCGATATCGTGATGCCCTATCTGCATCTGCCTGTGCAGTCTGGATCAGACAAGATCCTTGCTGCCATGAACCGCCAGCACAGCTATGACGATTATGTGCGCCTAATTGAGCGCATTCGCACCGCCCGCCCAGATATTGCCCTGTCGGGTGATTTCATCGTCGGCTTCCCGGGCGAAACGGAGGCGGATTTCAAGGACACCATGCGCATCGTGCGTGAGGTCACCTACGCATCGGCCTACAGCTTCAAATATTCTCCCCGCCCCGGCACACCGGCAGCGGACAGTAAAGAGCAGGTCGAAGAAGCCGTGAAATCCGAACGGCTGCAACGCCTGCAATTGCTACTCACCGAACAGCAGCGCGCCTTCAATGCCTCCAAAGTCGGAACGGAAATGACCGTGCTTCTGGAGCGCAAGGGCCGCGAACCGGGGCAGCTGGTTGGCAAGTCGCCATGGCTGCAAGCTGTGCAAGTTGATGCCCCGGAAGAATTGATTGGTGAAATTGTCACAGTTACCATTGATACTGTTGGGACAAACAGTCTGTTCGGTTCCATGATTGACAAACCGGCGTAA
- a CDS encoding 1-acyl-sn-glycerol-3-phosphate acyltransferase yields MTDRRSKFTVTSIRAFCALLIIALVALPLIPLQYLSVLLDMPSKRWIPVLFHRIVCRTLGIKVVVRGLCTTKGSVLITANHASWLDISVLSSVQPVSFIAKSEVANWPIFGMFAKLQRSIFVNRSKRSETGNVAKEIAKRLKEGDAMVLFAEGTSSNGNEVRPFRTALIGAAKAAMVAEQPGAEEKGQTSVWIQPLSVAYTGIQGLPMGRQHRHIAAWYGDMDLAPHLWAVAKEGAIDVTLTFGEPIPFGADADRKEAARKAEATVRANMLKTLHHHNDGKRR; encoded by the coding sequence ATGACGGATCGCCGGTCCAAGTTTACCGTGACCTCTATACGGGCGTTCTGTGCCCTTCTGATCATTGCCCTTGTGGCCCTGCCATTGATTCCGCTGCAGTATCTCTCCGTTCTGCTGGACATGCCGTCCAAGCGCTGGATCCCGGTGCTGTTCCATCGCATCGTCTGCCGCACCCTTGGGATCAAGGTCGTGGTGAGGGGGCTGTGCACCACCAAGGGATCCGTGCTGATCACCGCCAATCATGCCTCATGGCTGGACATTTCGGTGCTCAGCTCCGTCCAGCCCGTTTCCTTCATCGCCAAATCGGAAGTCGCAAATTGGCCGATTTTCGGCATGTTCGCCAAGTTGCAACGCTCGATCTTTGTCAATCGCAGCAAACGCTCGGAAACGGGCAATGTTGCCAAAGAGATCGCCAAGCGGCTGAAGGAAGGGGATGCGATGGTGCTGTTCGCCGAAGGCACGTCTTCGAACGGCAACGAGGTCCGGCCCTTTCGCACCGCACTGATCGGGGCCGCAAAGGCAGCGATGGTAGCCGAACAGCCCGGCGCAGAAGAGAAAGGGCAGACCTCCGTCTGGATCCAGCCTCTCTCTGTTGCCTACACAGGCATTCAGGGCCTGCCGATGGGGCGTCAGCATCGTCACATTGCCGCCTGGTACGGAGACATGGATCTGGCGCCCCATCTGTGGGCTGTGGCCAAGGAGGGGGCGATCGACGTCACGCTGACCTTTGGCGAGCCGATTCCCTTCGGAGCCGATGCGGATCGCAAGGAAGCGGCCCGCAAGGCAGAGGCGACCGTGCGCGCCAACATGCTCAAGACCCTTCATCACCACAACGATGGCAAACGGCGCTAG
- a CDS encoding Fur family transcriptional regulator produces MSQNNKTSIEDLCTKAGMRMTEQRRIIAQVLDAAIDHPDVEELYARAVKIDSNISISTVYRTVKLFEDSGIIERHDFRDGRSRYETITEEHHDHLIDLRTGKVIEFRDEEIERLQVEVARRLGFKLVDHRLELYGVRIDDKEK; encoded by the coding sequence ATGTCACAGAACAACAAAACAAGCATTGAGGATCTGTGCACCAAAGCCGGCATGCGCATGACCGAGCAACGGCGGATCATCGCACAGGTGCTTGACGCCGCCATCGATCACCCCGATGTCGAGGAATTGTACGCGCGCGCCGTCAAGATCGACAGCAACATCTCGATTTCCACCGTCTATCGCACCGTCAAGCTGTTCGAGGATTCGGGTATCATCGAACGCCATGATTTCAGGGATGGCCGCTCACGCTACGAGACCATCACCGAAGAACATCACGATCATCTCATTGATCTTCGAACCGGCAAGGTCATCGAATTCCGTGATGAGGAGATTGAACGCCTTCAGGTTGAAGTGGCCCGCAGGCTCGGATTCAAGCTGGTCGATCACCGGCTGGAGCTATATGGTGTGCGCATCGACGACAAGGAAAAATAG
- a CDS encoding NifU family protein: protein MFIQTEATPNPATLKFLPGKVVLDDGTMDFRSVKEAEASPLAEKLFTIEGVEGVFFGFDFVSVTKGDTDWQHIKPAILGAIMDHFMSGAPTMKQAESESVSNEDFDEADSDTVATIKELLESRVRPAVAQDGGDITFHGFRDGVVFLRMRGACAGCPSSTATLKHGIENLLRHFLPDVQEVRSV from the coding sequence ATGTTCATCCAGACTGAAGCGACCCCCAATCCGGCGACTTTGAAATTCCTGCCGGGAAAAGTCGTCCTTGACGATGGCACCATGGATTTCCGTTCCGTGAAGGAAGCGGAAGCCTCTCCGCTGGCGGAGAAACTCTTCACCATCGAAGGTGTCGAAGGCGTCTTCTTCGGATTTGATTTTGTTTCCGTGACCAAGGGCGACACTGACTGGCAGCACATCAAGCCTGCCATTCTCGGCGCCATCATGGATCATTTCATGTCGGGCGCTCCGACCATGAAGCAGGCCGAAAGCGAGAGCGTCAGCAACGAAGACTTCGATGAAGCCGATTCAGATACCGTTGCCACCATCAAAGAACTGCTCGAAAGCCGGGTTCGCCCTGCCGTAGCTCAGGATGGCGGCGACATCACCTTCCACGGCTTCCGTGACGGTGTCGTGTTCCTGCGCATGCGGGGGGCCTGTGCCGGTTGTCCGTCCTCGACGGCGACCCTCAAGCATGGCATCGAAAATCTTCTGCGCCATTTCCTGCCAGATGTTCAGGAAGTCCGGTCGGTCTAG
- the rimI gene encoding ribosomal protein S18-alanine N-acetyltransferase, producing MGVWKIAGETPADCGERDVIFALKSTSLVTEASRDDIPVLADIHARCFQRGWSASEFQTLMADRLVQCLVLRRSTFRATDQVAGFVLARAVANEAEILTIGVHPDYRRSGCGRQLMEGLMRKLYGDRIAKLFLEVDASNDPALSLYRDLGFEKVGERKGYYTKADDTPSLALIMQVNLIGAPVKRAKR from the coding sequence TTGGGCGTATGGAAAATCGCTGGCGAGACACCGGCAGATTGCGGGGAGAGAGACGTGATCTTTGCGCTCAAATCAACTTCTTTGGTCACGGAGGCCAGCAGGGATGACATTCCGGTCCTGGCCGACATTCATGCGCGCTGCTTTCAGCGCGGCTGGTCGGCAAGCGAATTCCAGACCCTGATGGCGGATCGGCTTGTCCAATGTCTGGTTTTGCGCCGTTCGACCTTCAGAGCCACCGATCAGGTTGCCGGGTTCGTGCTTGCGCGCGCTGTCGCCAACGAAGCGGAGATCCTCACCATCGGTGTGCATCCGGACTACCGGCGCAGTGGCTGCGGACGGCAGTTGATGGAAGGCCTGATGCGCAAACTCTACGGGGATCGAATTGCAAAACTCTTTCTGGAGGTGGACGCAAGCAATGATCCTGCGCTATCACTTTACCGTGATCTGGGATTCGAGAAGGTCGGCGAGCGCAAAGGCTATTACACAAAGGCCGATGACACCCCCTCTCTGGCTTTGATCATGCAAGTGAACTTGATCGGCGCGCCGGTCAAGCGTGCAAAACGATAG
- the trpS gene encoding tryptophan--tRNA ligase — protein sequence MASFEPRVFSGIQPSGNLHLGNYLGAITKFVDLQSSYNCIFCVVDMHAITVWQDPEGLIRRTREVTAGFLASGIDPEKHIVFNQSQVPAHAQLAWVFNCVARMGWLSRMTQFKDKAGKNRENVSSGLFAYPNLMSADILVYKATHVPVGEDQKQHLELARDTAQKFNIDYAERIAQLGYGVDNIDRDVTTDPELVFFPQPEPLIGGPAPRVMSLRDGGKKMSSSDASDKARINMTDDADTISQKIRKAKTDPEALPSEVAGLEGRAEASNLVGIYAALSGLSKDDVLKEHGGSEFSKFKPALVELSLSKLSPITSEMRRLMDDPGHIDAVLKKGAEKADAIASPILDQVKDIVGFIR from the coding sequence ATGGCCAGCTTTGAGCCACGTGTATTCTCCGGCATTCAACCATCCGGCAACCTGCATCTGGGCAACTATCTTGGTGCGATCACCAAGTTTGTCGACCTGCAATCCTCCTACAATTGCATTTTCTGTGTCGTCGACATGCATGCCATCACGGTCTGGCAGGATCCCGAAGGCCTGATCCGTCGGACCCGTGAGGTCACGGCGGGCTTTCTTGCGTCCGGCATAGATCCTGAAAAGCATATCGTCTTCAACCAGAGTCAGGTTCCCGCCCATGCCCAGCTGGCCTGGGTGTTCAATTGCGTGGCCCGGATGGGGTGGCTTAGCCGGATGACCCAGTTCAAGGACAAAGCGGGCAAGAACCGCGAGAATGTGTCCTCGGGTCTGTTTGCCTATCCCAACCTGATGAGTGCGGACATTCTGGTCTACAAGGCCACCCATGTTCCGGTGGGCGAAGACCAGAAGCAGCATCTGGAACTGGCGCGCGACACGGCACAGAAGTTCAACATCGACTATGCCGAGCGTATCGCGCAGCTGGGTTATGGCGTGGACAATATCGACCGTGATGTGACGACCGATCCCGAGCTGGTCTTCTTCCCGCAGCCGGAGCCACTGATCGGCGGTCCGGCTCCGCGGGTGATGTCGCTTCGGGATGGTGGCAAGAAAATGTCCTCGTCGGACGCGTCTGACAAAGCGCGCATCAACATGACCGATGATGCGGATACCATCTCTCAAAAGATCCGCAAGGCCAAAACCGACCCTGAAGCCCTTCCCAGCGAAGTCGCAGGACTGGAAGGCCGGGCTGAAGCCTCCAACCTTGTCGGCATCTACGCGGCGCTCTCGGGTCTGTCAAAAGACGATGTTCTAAAGGAACATGGCGGTTCGGAATTTTCCAAATTCAAGCCCGCTCTGGTCGAGCTGTCTCTCTCCAAGTTGTCTCCGATCACCTCGGAGATGCGCCGCTTGATGGACGATCCGGGGCACATCGACGCCGTCCTCAAAAAAGGGGCCGAAAAGGCAGACGCCATCGCCTCCCCCATCCTTGATCAGGTCAAGGATATCGTGGGCTTCATTCGCTAG
- a CDS encoding universal stress protein encodes MRRTIHDEGHSRKFLVIVDDTEECDRAITYAAYRAAATRGAIVMMVAIEPAHFEHWLGVKEIMLAEANDAAQERLDQFKEQIEAIASVPVECVIREGKVAEQIVSLIDEDEDIGVLVLASAVGKKDGPGPLVSSISSQSNKPFPIPVTIVPGDLLDEDIQALC; translated from the coding sequence ATGAGACGTACAATTCACGATGAGGGTCACTCCCGGAAATTTCTCGTTATCGTCGATGACACCGAGGAATGTGACCGTGCCATCACTTATGCCGCCTATCGAGCGGCGGCGACCCGTGGCGCAATCGTCATGATGGTTGCCATCGAACCTGCACATTTCGAGCACTGGCTCGGCGTCAAGGAAATCATGCTGGCTGAAGCCAATGATGCCGCGCAGGAAAGACTGGATCAATTCAAGGAGCAGATCGAGGCCATTGCAAGCGTTCCGGTTGAATGCGTGATCCGCGAAGGCAAGGTTGCCGAACAAATCGTTTCCCTCATCGACGAGGACGAAGACATCGGCGTTCTGGTGCTCGCGTCCGCGGTGGGAAAGAAAGATGGACCCGGACCTCTGGTTTCATCCATTTCCAGCCAGTCTAACAAACCCTTCCCTATACCCGTGACTATCGTGCCGGGCGATCTGTTGGACGAAGACATTCAGGCCCTTTGTTGA
- a CDS encoding [protein-PII] uridylyltransferase has product MKISPQTDGLIDIDATQAQLDKIVADHGGDAKDLSTRADILQLFKDSLQTGRERAEKLLEEDGIGILCAIRLSYLEDQLITLIHRFAINHVYRVDNPTASERLAIVAVGGYGRATLAPFSDIDLLFLLPYKQTPWGESVVEYILYMLWDMGQKVGHATRTLDECVRLSRSDMTIRTSILEARFIDGEKPLYEGLIDKFDKEVMKNTSADFIAAKLGERDSRHEQQGNSRYMVEPNVKEGKGGLRDIQTLFWIGQYAYRVRKGKELVDADVFSAEEYARFKKANNHLWTVRCHLHFLTGRPEERVSFDVQRELSEKMGYKSRPGQNSVERFMKHYFLVAKEVGELTRVFCAALEEDFGRSAPGINRFLNAIPFRRRKIRNADGFCIDHGRLSVENEEVISQNPVNILRIFEVADQENLLLHPDAMQAIHHNLRLIDNDMRNDPKANATFLRILTSRRDPESVLRRMNESGILGRFIPEFGRIVAMMQFNMYHHYTVDEHLLRAVGILSEIEKQELGDEHPLAHELVPKIKDRVVLYVAVFLHDIAKGRPERHSPAGAQVARELCPRLGLTDEQTEQVAWLIMEHLTMSQVSQSRDLSDRKTILDFCNVVQTMEQMRMLLILTIADIKAVGPGVWNGWKGQLLRTLYSEVEPILTGGHSQQSRDSRVARMKEKVADRLSAWSETEIAAYLDLHYSAYWLRTDVDSAVAHAELIYEADKKKHKVATAIKTYEFEGITEITILAPDHPRLLSMIAGACSAAGGNIVDAMIFTTTDGRALDTILIEREFLEDHDERRRANRIVDLLVQVLKGETRLPALVQQKEGHKRRLQTFRPTTKVTVNNEISNQATVVEVEGLDRPGLLSALTRTISALNLDIASAHITTYGERVVDAFYLTDLTGAKISNPARKDIISARLMEVLKGKLKERPTAPEE; this is encoded by the coding sequence ATGAAAATTTCCCCCCAGACAGACGGCCTGATCGACATTGATGCGACGCAGGCACAGCTCGACAAGATTGTTGCCGATCACGGAGGGGACGCTAAAGACCTGTCCACACGGGCCGATATCCTGCAACTTTTCAAGGACTCCCTGCAAACGGGCCGCGAACGCGCGGAAAAACTGCTCGAAGAGGATGGCATCGGGATTCTGTGCGCCATTCGCCTATCGTATCTGGAAGACCAGCTCATAACGCTCATCCATCGCTTTGCCATCAATCACGTTTACCGCGTCGACAATCCGACTGCTTCCGAGCGCCTCGCGATCGTTGCCGTTGGTGGCTATGGCCGCGCCACGCTGGCGCCCTTCTCGGACATCGATCTTCTGTTTCTGTTGCCCTACAAGCAGACCCCGTGGGGCGAGAGCGTGGTCGAATATATCCTCTACATGCTGTGGGACATGGGGCAAAAAGTGGGCCATGCGACGCGCACGCTCGATGAATGCGTCCGCCTGTCACGCAGCGACATGACCATCCGCACATCCATTCTCGAAGCCCGCTTCATCGATGGCGAAAAGCCCCTTTATGAAGGCCTCATCGACAAGTTCGACAAGGAAGTGATGAAAAATACCAGCGCGGACTTCATCGCCGCCAAGCTCGGCGAGCGGGATTCGCGCCACGAACAGCAGGGCAACTCGCGCTACATGGTCGAGCCCAATGTCAAGGAAGGCAAGGGTGGGCTCAGAGACATCCAGACCCTGTTTTGGATTGGCCAGTATGCCTATCGCGTCCGCAAGGGCAAGGAATTGGTCGACGCCGATGTCTTTTCGGCCGAAGAATATGCGCGCTTCAAAAAGGCCAACAACCATCTCTGGACCGTTCGCTGCCATCTGCACTTCCTCACCGGTCGCCCCGAGGAGCGGGTGAGCTTTGACGTTCAGCGCGAGCTGTCGGAAAAGATGGGCTACAAGTCGCGCCCCGGTCAGAATTCGGTGGAGCGCTTCATGAAGCACTATTTCCTTGTTGCCAAGGAAGTGGGCGAGTTGACGCGCGTCTTCTGCGCAGCTCTTGAAGAGGATTTCGGGCGATCCGCTCCAGGCATCAACCGCTTTCTGAATGCCATACCGTTTCGGCGGCGAAAGATTCGCAATGCAGACGGGTTCTGCATTGATCACGGACGGCTGTCGGTCGAAAACGAAGAAGTCATCAGCCAGAATCCGGTCAATATCCTGCGCATTTTCGAGGTGGCTGATCAAGAGAACCTGTTGCTGCATCCCGATGCCATGCAGGCGATCCATCACAATCTGCGCCTAATCGACAACGACATGCGCAACGACCCGAAAGCCAATGCTACGTTCCTGAGGATCCTGACCTCGCGCCGGGATCCCGAGAGTGTGCTGAGGCGCATGAACGAATCCGGCATTCTGGGTCGATTCATCCCCGAATTCGGTCGCATCGTCGCAATGATGCAGTTCAACATGTATCATCACTATACGGTCGATGAGCATTTGTTGCGGGCGGTCGGCATTCTCTCTGAGATCGAGAAGCAGGAACTCGGAGACGAGCATCCGCTGGCCCATGAGCTGGTGCCAAAGATCAAGGATCGGGTCGTGCTGTATGTGGCGGTCTTCCTGCACGATATTGCCAAGGGACGCCCGGAGCGCCATTCACCAGCCGGTGCGCAGGTTGCGCGCGAGCTGTGCCCGCGTCTGGGCCTGACTGACGAGCAGACCGAACAGGTCGCCTGGCTGATCATGGAACATCTGACGATGAGTCAGGTATCCCAGTCGCGCGATCTGTCCGACCGCAAGACCATCCTTGATTTCTGCAATGTCGTGCAGACCATGGAACAGATGCGCATGCTGCTGATCCTGACGATCGCCGATATCAAGGCCGTCGGGCCGGGCGTCTGGAATGGCTGGAAGGGCCAGCTTTTGCGCACCCTTTATTCCGAGGTCGAACCGATCCTGACCGGTGGCCATTCGCAGCAGAGCCGCGATTCGCGCGTTGCCCGCATGAAAGAAAAGGTCGCAGACCGGCTTTCCGCTTGGAGCGAGACGGAAATTGCGGCCTATCTCGATCTGCATTACTCGGCCTACTGGCTGAGGACCGATGTGGACAGCGCCGTTGCCCATGCCGAGCTCATTTACGAGGCCGACAAGAAAAAGCACAAGGTGGCCACGGCCATCAAGACCTACGAGTTCGAAGGCATCACCGAAATCACCATTCTCGCGCCCGACCATCCGCGCCTTCTGTCAATGATTGCCGGGGCCTGTTCGGCAGCCGGGGGCAACATTGTCGACGCGATGATCTTTACCACCACCGACGGGCGGGCTCTTGATACCATCCTGATCGAACGGGAATTTCTCGAAGACCATGACGAAAGGCGCCGGGCCAATCGGATTGTTGATCTTTTGGTACAGGTCCTAAAGGGCGAAACGCGGCTTCCAGCCCTCGTGCAGCAGAAGGAAGGCCACAAGCGGCGGCTGCAAACCTTCCGCCCGACCACCAAAGTCACGGTCAACAACGAAATCTCAAACCAGGCAACGGTTGTCGAAGTGGAGGGCCTCGACAGACCCGGTCTTCTGTCAGCCCTGACGCGCACCATTTCCGCGCTCAATCTCGACATCGCCTCGGCTCATATCACGACCTATGGCGAGCGGGTTGTCGACGCCTTCTATCTGACTGACCTGACCGGTGCCAAGATCTCCAACCCGGCCCGCAAGGACATCATTTCAGCCCGCTTGATGGAAGTGCTCAAAGGCAAGCTCAAGGAGCGCCCGACAGCGCCTGAGGAATAG
- the tsaB gene encoding tRNA (adenosine(37)-N6)-threonylcarbamoyltransferase complex dimerization subunit type 1 TsaB, with the protein MNNERNICLALDTALDACSVGLAVWDGETRREASRSVVIGRGHAERLMDEIAALLEEEQLGYQDLTRLAVTVGPGSFTGLRVGLATARALALALDVPLIGASTLFALGLTARRRGHHGPLAALIDARRDQIYGEIFNLPEIAPTLESLEVAAARSAQDFASLCVAHRGLAMIGSGAALVRESAFGLENCEVFSPAHPDMAALAVWALDQSAPETAPSPLYLRAPDAKPQAASVIARLS; encoded by the coding sequence ATGAACAATGAGAGAAACATATGCCTGGCGCTTGATACCGCGCTTGACGCCTGTTCTGTCGGTCTAGCCGTATGGGACGGTGAAACGCGGCGGGAGGCCTCAAGATCGGTTGTGATCGGTCGGGGCCACGCGGAGCGCCTGATGGACGAAATCGCTGCCCTGCTTGAAGAAGAGCAGCTTGGCTATCAGGATCTGACAAGGCTGGCCGTGACCGTCGGTCCGGGCAGTTTCACCGGTCTCAGGGTCGGGCTTGCCACTGCGCGTGCGTTGGCACTGGCGCTTGATGTGCCGCTGATCGGGGCATCGACACTCTTTGCGCTGGGACTGACGGCGCGGCGGCGCGGACATCATGGGCCGCTTGCCGCCCTGATCGACGCACGCAGGGACCAGATCTACGGTGAGATTTTCAATCTGCCGGAAATCGCTCCCACGCTCGAAAGCCTTGAGGTGGCTGCAGCCAGAAGTGCGCAGGATTTTGCCAGCCTTTGCGTTGCACATAGGGGACTGGCGATGATCGGGTCCGGCGCAGCTCTCGTCCGGGAGAGCGCCTTCGGCCTTGAAAACTGTGAGGTCTTCTCGCCAGCTCATCCCGACATGGCCGCTCTGGCGGTCTGGGCCCTTGATCAATCCGCGCCCGAGACAGCCCCGTCGCCGCTTTATCTGAGGGCACCGGACGCCAAACCACAAGCGGCGAGCGTCATTGCCCGTCTGTCTTGA